In one Choloepus didactylus isolate mChoDid1 chromosome 1, mChoDid1.pri, whole genome shotgun sequence genomic region, the following are encoded:
- the LOC119526695 gene encoding death domain-containing membrane protein NRADD-like codes for MVHVDKTLRGQNWDREGVWVRTGGALAPNTSSPSLPELPGTSGSMMLVYCALLATVVLGLLAYVAFKCWCSHKQGQQLAKAQTAELGGLNRDQMHRDSTIFLDSPGGLQASTPARGPYSELECPQQQQEEVEWLLEVSGKLDKGWQGLAGHLGSQAEAVETMAQGQAPAYTRLRDWTVQEGSRTTLRVLEDTLATMGREDVVQVLGLWADGCSVV; via the exons ATGGTCCATGTAG ATAAGACTCTCAGGGGGCAGAATTGGGACAGGGAAGGGGTGTGGGTGAGGACAGGGGGAGCCCTGGCCCCCAATacctcctccccatccctccctgagCTTCCAGGCACTTCAGGCAGCATGATGCTGGTCTATTGTGCCCTCCTGGCTACTGTGGTCCTTGGTCTACTGGCCTACGTGGCCTTCAAGT GCTGGTGCTCACATAAACAAGGGCAGCAGCTGGCCAAGGCTCAGACTGCAGAGCTAGGGGGCCTCAACAGGGACCAGATGCACAGGGATAGCACTATCTTCCTGGACTCACCTGGTGGCCTGCAGGCCAGCACTCCAGCCAG AGGGCCATATTCTGAGCTTGAGTGCCCTCAGCAGCAGCAGGAAGAAGTAGAGTGGCTGTTGGAGGTGTCTGGCAAACTGGACAAGGGTTGGCAGGGCCTGGCAGGCCACCTGGGCTCTCAGGCTGAGGCTGTGGAGACCATGGCCCAGGGCCAGGCACCAGCCTACACCCGGCTAAGGGACTGGACTGTCCAGGAAGGCAGCAGAACCACCCTCAGGGTGCTAGAGGACACCCTGGCTACCATGGGCCGTGAAGATGTGGTTCAGGTCTTGGGCCTCTGGGCTGATGGCTGCTCTGTGGTGTGA